From a region of the Candidatus Rokuibacteriota bacterium genome:
- a CDS encoding branched-chain amino acid ABC transporter permease, with protein sequence MARTALRAVLLVAAAVAPLVLPTFLLTALTEMVILGLFAMSLDLLVGYTGLDSFGHAAVYGFGAYSAALLLLHTGVSLPVAILGGAVFTAAIAVPMAWLCTRATGVAFAMLTLAFAQLLYAVAYKWQSVTGGSDGLAGVPRTAGPLGMSWFTSKIGYYYLAAGCLIAAYLFCRAFVASAVGTTLLAIRDNERKAQALGYNPRAYKILVFVLSAFLGGLAGALYAPFAGFASPDLFFWVLSGQVLIMVVVGGAGTLSGPILGAAFFLALEHYLSVFTDSWALVLGLVFIAVVLFAPQGLWGMVRGRAVP encoded by the coding sequence ATGGCGCGGACCGCGCTGCGCGCCGTGTTGCTCGTGGCCGCCGCGGTCGCGCCTCTCGTGCTCCCCACGTTCCTGCTCACCGCGCTGACGGAGATGGTGATCCTCGGGCTCTTCGCGATGAGCCTCGACCTCCTCGTCGGCTACACGGGCCTCGACTCCTTCGGGCACGCCGCCGTCTACGGCTTCGGCGCATACAGCGCCGCCCTGCTGCTCCTGCACACCGGCGTGTCGCTGCCCGTCGCGATCCTCGGAGGCGCCGTTTTTACCGCCGCGATCGCAGTCCCCATGGCGTGGCTCTGCACGCGCGCGACCGGCGTCGCGTTCGCGATGCTCACGCTCGCCTTCGCGCAGCTCCTCTACGCGGTCGCCTACAAGTGGCAAAGCGTCACCGGGGGCTCCGACGGGCTCGCCGGCGTGCCGCGCACGGCGGGGCCGCTCGGGATGAGCTGGTTTACGTCGAAGATCGGCTACTACTACCTGGCGGCCGGCTGCCTCATCGCAGCCTACCTCTTCTGCCGCGCGTTCGTTGCCTCGGCCGTCGGCACCACGCTGCTCGCGATCCGCGACAACGAGCGCAAGGCGCAGGCGCTTGGCTACAACCCGCGCGCGTACAAGATCCTCGTGTTCGTGCTGTCCGCGTTCCTCGGCGGGCTCGCGGGCGCGCTCTATGCGCCGTTCGCCGGCTTCGCGTCGCCCGATCTCTTCTTCTGGGTGCTGTCGGGGCAGGTGCTGATCATGGTGGTCGTCGGGGGCGCGGGCACGCTGAGTGGTCCCATCCTCGGGGCCGCGTTCTTTCTCGCGCTCGAGCACTACCTGAGCGTCTTCACCGACTCGTGGGCGCTGGTGCTCGGCCTCGTCTTCATCGCCGTCGTGCTCTTCGCGCCGCAAGGC